A portion of the Methanomassiliicoccus sp. genome contains these proteins:
- a CDS encoding ABC transporter ATP-binding protein translates to MEADNVQKVYRNLLNKRQVKALNGVGFSLDRGEICGLVGPNGAGKSTLINIVMGIERPDDGKIRINGPGSVGELGFVPDRPIFYEEMSALNNILFFARLCDLPNPEERSEQLLTEVGLSSRKDDPVSTFSKGMKQRLSIARALVSNPIVLVMDEPFSGLDPTMVLELREIVVGLKARGLTVLLSSHDLSEIDKVCDSVVFIKNGRVVKKQRLNFVSDQVTIRLSMTNPEVLESLGRPFKVVERKEKCILTMEVEPDKVPELLRSIILAGGIVSEFTLLSKTSEEYYREAILEVGDETI, encoded by the coding sequence TTGGAAGCGGATAACGTCCAGAAAGTATATCGGAACCTCCTGAACAAGCGGCAGGTCAAGGCGCTAAATGGCGTCGGGTTCTCCCTCGACCGGGGAGAGATCTGCGGGCTTGTGGGCCCGAACGGAGCCGGGAAAAGCACGCTGATCAATATCGTCATGGGCATAGAGCGTCCCGACGACGGTAAGATACGAATAAACGGTCCGGGCTCGGTGGGAGAGCTGGGCTTCGTCCCCGACCGCCCCATCTTCTACGAGGAGATGTCCGCTCTGAACAATATATTGTTCTTCGCCCGGCTGTGTGACCTACCGAACCCGGAAGAGAGGAGCGAACAGCTGCTGACCGAAGTTGGATTATCGTCCAGGAAGGACGACCCGGTGAGCACTTTCTCCAAGGGAATGAAACAACGATTATCCATAGCGCGAGCATTGGTGAGCAATCCGATCGTCCTGGTCATGGACGAGCCATTTTCGGGATTGGATCCAACGATGGTTCTTGAACTCCGGGAGATCGTCGTTGGATTGAAGGCCAGGGGTTTGACCGTGCTCCTTTCCTCGCACGACTTGAGCGAAATCGACAAGGTATGCGACTCCGTCGTCTTCATCAAGAACGGCAGGGTCGTCAAGAAGCAACGTTTGAACTTCGTTTCCGATCAAGTGACGATAAGGCTGTCTATGACCAACCCAGAGGTGCTGGAATCGCTGGGACGACCGTTCAAGGTGGTGGAAAGGAAAGAGAAATGCATCCTCACCATGGAAGTGGAACCGGATAAAGTCCCCGAGCTTCTCCGGTCCATTATCCTTGCCGGTGGCATCGTTTCGGAATTCACCCTCCTGTCAAAAACGAGCGAGGAGTACTACCGAGAGGCCATCCTGGAGGTGGGCGATGAGACAATTTGA
- a CDS encoding ABC transporter permease subunit translates to MRQFEVYLRKDLRLLISEAFLPIVVMLAAAICLIFAFFASNAYASSVHANYNWASYTPPSPSEMLLLQRSSLGAYWISVLSPLSLLILVVSCLSLTGERESGMVKYILTYRKGGSAFIASKFVTLVLISMMFSFISLLAYLLILSLTGGIVLGADALLISLVFPTLLFITLSSLGLFVSTLVRKKHVVAVAGVLIFLIITAIMGSVLDSGMASAQNEFTETHESLGMTNAQMRELFPSGSKMLVSANPMILQQGLFVALNLSGADQDTVAWGTFALYGLDYYLAYAAVATAGFFLAALISFRRERSDEHIVHLQSRQYSD, encoded by the coding sequence ATGAGACAATTTGAGGTGTATCTCAGGAAGGATCTCCGTCTCCTGATCTCCGAGGCGTTCCTACCCATCGTCGTCATGCTGGCCGCGGCAATATGCTTGATCTTCGCCTTCTTCGCCTCCAATGCTTACGCCTCGAGCGTTCACGCCAACTACAACTGGGCCTCGTACACTCCACCGTCACCGAGCGAGATGCTGCTGTTGCAGAGGAGCAGCCTAGGCGCCTATTGGATAAGCGTGCTGTCGCCGCTATCGCTTCTGATCCTCGTCGTCTCCTGCCTTTCCTTGACGGGGGAGCGTGAGTCCGGCATGGTAAAGTATATCCTCACTTACCGAAAGGGTGGCAGCGCCTTCATCGCCAGCAAGTTCGTGACTCTGGTCCTGATATCCATGATGTTCAGTTTCATCTCCCTCCTTGCATATCTCCTCATCTTATCGTTAACGGGTGGGATCGTGCTAGGGGCCGATGCACTCCTTATTTCCCTCGTATTTCCCACTCTTCTCTTTATCACGCTCTCTTCGCTCGGCCTGTTCGTCTCCACGCTAGTACGGAAGAAGCATGTCGTGGCGGTGGCCGGCGTGCTTATTTTCTTGATCATTACCGCAATAATGGGAAGCGTGCTGGACTCAGGAATGGCGAGCGCTCAGAACGAGTTCACCGAGACACACGAATCGCTAGGAATGACCAATGCTCAGATGAGGGAGCTATTCCCGAGCGGTTCGAAGATGCTGGTAAGTGCTAATCCCATGATATTACAGCAGGGCCTGTTCGTAGCACTTAACTTAAGCGGCGCGGACCAGGACACAGTTGCTTGGGGCACCTTTGCCCTCTATGGGCTCGATTACTACCTTGCCTATGCGGCGGTAGCCACAGCAGGATTCTTCCTCGCCGCATTAATATCGTTTAGGAGAGAGAGGAGTGATGAACACATAGTGCACTTACAAAGCCGCCAGTATTCCGATTGA
- a CDS encoding carboxypeptidase-like regulatory domain-containing protein produces MLAALAYNPSNGAEEDMSTAPITIQGVVTDGSGMPLRGAGVVANTFILGQQDNNPQNSTKTDADGRYILTAERGYKVEVFAYLDPDLRNVYYWTEDRDFKISSDTSSIESNFTLQRSTNVTISLGVAIVSDTLNGSTYTDVTVDPNFLRLIIDAKSMNTTVDSVDLCSFNTQQFNYSSENGASVMFYMNAIAYGTYNETGFITDLDFIQAGDIYPVQFDANALAEEAASQEHSIYNLTKGVNQTITALKLREACALPISLEQSTSFTVLGKEVTMRSIGVNYSYGSNDSSVSVTIEPLTDGVRTYDVSVINGCIVYIKETTTG; encoded by the coding sequence ATGTTGGCAGCGCTGGCATACAATCCGAGTAATGGCGCCGAGGAAGATATGTCCACAGCCCCTATCACCATCCAAGGGGTAGTGACCGACGGAAGCGGTATGCCGCTCCGAGGGGCTGGTGTTGTCGCCAACACCTTCATATTGGGGCAACAAGACAACAATCCTCAAAACTCCACGAAGACCGACGCTGATGGCCGATATATATTGACGGCCGAACGCGGCTATAAAGTCGAAGTCTTTGCCTATCTTGATCCCGACCTGCGGAACGTTTATTATTGGACGGAGGACCGTGATTTCAAGATTTCAAGCGACACCTCATCAATAGAGTCCAACTTCACGCTCCAGCGATCAACTAATGTTACCATCTCGCTGGGCGTGGCGATAGTTAGCGATACGCTCAACGGCTCGACCTACACCGATGTGACTGTGGACCCTAACTTCCTCAGATTGATTATTGACGCTAAGAGCATGAACACTACCGTCGATAGCGTGGATTTATGCTCCTTCAATACGCAGCAGTTCAACTATTCCAGCGAGAATGGTGCGAGCGTGATGTTCTACATGAACGCGATTGCATATGGAACTTACAACGAAACCGGTTTCATCACTGACCTGGACTTCATTCAAGCTGGGGACATCTATCCCGTCCAGTTCGATGCCAATGCCTTGGCCGAGGAGGCAGCATCTCAGGAGCACTCCATCTATAATCTAACAAAAGGGGTAAATCAAACGATAACCGCGCTCAAGCTTAGAGAAGCTTGTGCGCTACCGATCAGCCTGGAACAATCGACCTCTTTTACAGTCCTCGGGAAAGAGGTGACGATGCGCTCGATCGGCGTCAATTACTCGTACGGGTCGAACGATTCGTCTGTTTCGGTCACCATCGAACCATTGACCGACGGCGTTCGCACTTACGATGTGAGCGTGATCAATGGCTGCATCGTGTACATCAAAGAGACAACAACGGGTTGA
- a CDS encoding MarR family winged helix-turn-helix transcriptional regulator codes for MSKMLKGEDFTSSQVPFIITIGKNEGISMKDVCAALGADKGLTTRVTRTLIEKELVENHDGSTRTYRLF; via the coding sequence ATGAGCAAGATGCTGAAGGGCGAGGATTTCACATCATCCCAGGTGCCCTTTATCATCACGATCGGAAAGAACGAGGGGATCTCAATGAAGGATGTCTGCGCAGCTCTCGGCGCCGACAAAGGCCTCACAACTAGGGTCACACGAACCCTGATCGAGAAGGAACTGGTAGAGAACCACGACGGGTCCACCAGGACATATAGGCTTTTTTGA
- a CDS encoding ABC transporter ATP-binding protein, whose translation MILRYLKTREWGLIAAITAFIVVQVWFDLAIPDHMFTITNVIQTGGTVNQVVGEGMIMLAFAFGSLLMAMATGYLAAYVATSLSKRLRSMEFSKVQSFSEKEIGQFSTASLITRATNDVTQVQMAVAMGLQVIIKAPILAGWAIIKISGKSWQWTTATAVAIVIMVAVISVLMYFVVPRFRKIQWLTDEVNRNVRENLKGIRVIRAYNAEGYQEKKFEEANENLTSNNLFTSRAMALMMPLISTVMSMLSLSIYWIGAMIIAATVGIGAQMILFSNMITFLSYAMQVVMGFMMLIIVFIILPRAMVAARRIEEILDTEPSIRDGQITESSGTANSEIVFDKVGFKYPSASDYVLKDISFKAEKGETVAFIGSTGSGKSTIVSLIMRSYDITEGSITIDGVDIRDYTIKALHKKIGYVPQRANLFSGTIASNVAYGDRASETVDNDVRKAVAVAQATEFVETMEGSYNAAIAQGGTNVSGGQKQRLSIARAVYWRPEIFIFDDSFSALDYKTDRLLRNALKKETADAINIIVAQRVGTIMDADKIIVLDNGYIVGIGKHHDLLDTCPVYKDIVYSQLSEEEISR comes from the coding sequence ATGATTCTGCGATATCTTAAGACAAGAGAGTGGGGGCTGATCGCCGCCATCACGGCATTCATTGTGGTTCAGGTGTGGTTCGACCTGGCGATCCCGGACCACATGTTCACGATCACCAACGTAATCCAGACCGGAGGCACGGTGAATCAGGTCGTGGGCGAGGGGATGATCATGCTTGCCTTCGCGTTCGGAAGCCTTCTGATGGCAATGGCAACTGGCTACCTGGCCGCCTACGTCGCAACGAGCCTATCCAAGCGACTTCGTTCCATGGAGTTCAGCAAGGTCCAATCGTTTTCCGAAAAAGAGATCGGCCAATTCTCAACAGCAAGCCTGATAACACGCGCGACTAACGACGTCACGCAGGTGCAAATGGCAGTTGCGATGGGGCTGCAGGTGATAATTAAGGCACCAATCCTAGCCGGCTGGGCAATCATCAAAATCTCCGGGAAAAGCTGGCAATGGACCACTGCCACTGCCGTGGCCATCGTCATAATGGTCGCGGTCATCTCAGTGCTGATGTACTTCGTGGTACCCCGTTTCAGGAAGATCCAGTGGCTTACCGATGAGGTTAACCGCAACGTGAGGGAGAACCTCAAGGGCATTCGTGTCATCCGTGCATACAATGCAGAGGGATATCAGGAGAAGAAGTTCGAAGAGGCGAATGAGAATCTCACATCCAACAACCTGTTCACCAGCCGTGCGATGGCGCTGATGATGCCATTAATATCAACGGTGATGAGCATGCTATCCCTCTCCATATACTGGATAGGGGCAATGATCATTGCGGCCACGGTCGGCATCGGGGCGCAGATGATACTGTTCTCGAACATGATCACCTTCCTCTCTTACGCCATGCAGGTGGTCATGGGCTTCATGATGCTCATTATTGTGTTCATTATCCTGCCACGGGCAATGGTCGCCGCCAGGCGTATCGAGGAGATACTGGATACGGAGCCGTCGATAAGGGATGGGCAGATCACGGAATCATCTGGAACGGCTAACAGCGAGATAGTGTTCGACAAAGTAGGCTTCAAGTACCCTAGCGCATCCGATTATGTTTTGAAGGATATCAGCTTCAAAGCAGAAAAAGGGGAGACCGTGGCGTTCATCGGCTCCACCGGGAGCGGGAAGAGCACCATTGTTAGCCTCATCATGCGCTCATATGATATTACTGAAGGCTCGATCACTATCGATGGAGTGGATATCCGTGACTACACGATCAAGGCCCTCCATAAGAAGATAGGATATGTGCCTCAGAGGGCTAACCTATTCTCAGGCACCATCGCCTCCAATGTAGCTTATGGCGACAGGGCATCTGAAACCGTGGACAATGATGTGAGGAAGGCTGTCGCGGTCGCTCAGGCAACAGAGTTCGTGGAGACCATGGAGGGTAGCTACAACGCCGCAATAGCTCAGGGTGGGACGAATGTATCAGGAGGTCAGAAGCAGCGCCTCTCCATCGCTCGTGCGGTGTACTGGCGGCCTGAGATCTTCATCTTTGACGATTCGTTCTCAGCCTTGGACTATAAGACGGATCGCTTGCTCAGAAACGCCCTCAAGAAGGAAACGGCCGATGCGATAAACATAATTGTAGCTCAGAGAGTCGGCACGATAATGGATGCCGACAAGATCATCGTCCTAGACAATGGATACATTGTGGGGATAGGCAAGCACCACGATCTTCTCGACACCTGCCCCGTGTACAAGGATATTGTTTACTCTCAACTATCAGAGGAGGAGATTAGCAGATGA
- a CDS encoding ABC transporter ATP-binding protein — MMRGGPPGRQTGRSQGAKAKNFKEAWRRMLGYMRPYIPSIIVASILIIIGTILTVVGPDKLSEMTDLIFSGMKQGSIDLTGVASIGTFLVTIYVISAVMTYAQGYIVATVVQKLSKRLRTDISEKINRLPLKYFDRTSYGDVLSRATNDVDTLGQSMNQSIGTLLSGSAMLVGATVMMLITDVTMTVAAVASALGGFGLMMLVMSRSQKHFVRQQTSLGKINGYVEEKYSGHSIVKAYNGEEAAQKEFDSLNDELFDSAFKSLFLSGLMMPIMGFIGNLGYVMVCIVGAVQVINGSISIGTIVAFIVYVRLFTQPLTQVGQAMTSLQSVAATSERVFEFLSEPELENEDDKRLVHKDVRGDVEFRNVSFGYSPEKEVIHNFSVKVKAGEKVAIVGPTGAGKTTIVNLLMRFYEVNSGDILIDEVSTRQLTRENVHDMFCMVLQDTWLFQGTIKENVAYCKEGVTDEEVENACKAVGIHHFISTLPKSYDTFLDDESQMSIGQRQQLTIARAMVQNAPLLILDEATSSVDTRTERIIQKAMNDLTVGRTSFIIAHRLSTIKDADMILVMRNGSIVESGNHEQLLSQGGFYSELYNSQFGDRDRDESGEVADGGDVDREHASPGVKP; from the coding sequence ATGATGCGTGGTGGTCCTCCAGGAAGGCAAACCGGTAGATCTCAGGGAGCGAAGGCCAAGAACTTCAAGGAAGCTTGGCGAAGAATGTTGGGATACATGAGGCCATACATCCCATCGATCATCGTTGCCTCTATCCTCATAATCATAGGGACCATATTAACCGTCGTAGGGCCCGACAAGCTCAGTGAGATGACCGACCTTATCTTCAGCGGGATGAAGCAAGGTTCGATCGACCTTACCGGGGTTGCGAGCATAGGGACGTTCCTGGTGACAATCTACGTCATCTCAGCAGTGATGACCTACGCCCAAGGATACATAGTGGCCACGGTGGTCCAGAAGCTGTCAAAGCGCCTCCGCACCGATATATCAGAGAAGATCAACCGCCTTCCGCTCAAGTATTTTGACCGGACTAGTTATGGTGACGTCCTCAGTCGTGCGACGAATGATGTGGACACCCTCGGCCAATCGATGAACCAGAGCATCGGTACGCTTTTGAGCGGCTCCGCGATGCTCGTCGGGGCGACGGTGATGATGCTCATTACCGATGTCACAATGACCGTGGCCGCCGTCGCTTCCGCGTTGGGAGGCTTCGGACTGATGATGTTGGTGATGTCTAGGTCGCAAAAGCACTTCGTACGCCAGCAAACCTCGCTGGGCAAGATAAACGGTTATGTCGAGGAGAAATATTCGGGGCACAGTATAGTCAAGGCGTACAACGGTGAGGAAGCGGCCCAGAAGGAGTTTGACTCCTTAAACGATGAACTCTTTGATAGCGCGTTCAAATCGCTGTTCCTCTCAGGCCTGATGATGCCTATCATGGGATTCATCGGAAATCTGGGATATGTGATGGTGTGCATCGTTGGTGCTGTTCAGGTCATCAACGGATCCATATCCATTGGTACAATAGTCGCGTTCATAGTCTATGTGCGCCTGTTCACGCAGCCACTCACACAAGTGGGACAGGCTATGACCAGCCTACAGTCTGTTGCTGCAACTTCGGAGCGAGTGTTCGAGTTCCTCAGCGAACCGGAGCTGGAGAACGAAGATGATAAGAGGTTGGTTCACAAGGATGTTAGAGGGGATGTGGAGTTCCGGAACGTGTCCTTCGGATACAGTCCCGAGAAGGAGGTCATCCACAACTTCTCCGTCAAGGTGAAGGCTGGAGAAAAGGTGGCGATAGTCGGTCCGACGGGCGCTGGTAAGACCACCATAGTCAACCTCCTGATGCGCTTCTATGAAGTGAACTCCGGGGATATCCTCATCGATGAAGTATCGACGAGACAGCTCACGAGAGAGAACGTGCACGACATGTTCTGCATGGTCCTTCAAGACACCTGGCTATTTCAAGGCACCATCAAGGAGAACGTCGCCTATTGCAAAGAGGGCGTCACCGATGAGGAGGTCGAGAACGCATGCAAGGCTGTCGGTATTCACCATTTCATCAGCACCTTGCCAAAGAGCTACGATACCTTCCTCGATGACGAGTCTCAAATGTCCATTGGACAGAGGCAGCAGCTGACCATTGCCCGTGCGATGGTGCAGAACGCACCTCTCCTGATCCTGGACGAGGCCACCAGCTCCGTGGACACTAGAACCGAGCGGATCATCCAAAAAGCGATGAACGACCTAACGGTGGGAAGAACCTCGTTCATCATCGCTCACCGCCTTTCGACGATTAAGGATGCTGAC